In the genome of Candidatus Coatesbacteria bacterium, the window ATCCAGGGCGTCTAGATAAGTTGAAAAAACGCCCTCGGCATCCGCTATGCAGACGGCGTCGGCGTGTTCCAGGCATTCACGAGGTCTGACCGTGGGATGGATGCCGCCCATAAGGACGTGACGGCCCTGACGCCGGGCGAGGTCGGCCAGCCGGATCGCCCGATAGTATTCGTGAGTCATCAGGGTGATGCCGACGACATCAATGGATAAATCATCCAGTAGCTTGACGAACCCGGATAATTCCTCCGGGGTTTCGGGGTTGATATTCTGATACGACGGGCTGGGTTTATGGAAAAACAGGTTGTAAGCCTGATGTCCATCGCGCTTGGCGATAGCTGACAGAATACGGACGTTCGGTCCGTAGGCTTGATTATCAAGACATATCAACAGGACGTTTGCCATTTACCCACTCAGATGAAATCATGGAAAGTTGACGGTGATCACACTGACTCCGGTGACGGTGCGCACGTCGACGATCTCGCATTCGCGGGGCGGCAGCCCCCGGGCCGTTTTGACCCGCATGCCGGGCAGCTCGGCGGCGTCGAGTTCCACGGGCAGGTAGAGGCGGCGTTCATCGTGCCGGCCACTCTGCAGGACGCGGGCGTTGTAGATACGTCCGTCGGCGAGATGGATGACGGCTTCGCGCATGCTCCTCCGCTGCCTTGACGGAAAGGTCGATCCGGTGCCATACTGCTTTGTTAGCTGAAGCAGTATAGCATAAAGCGTGCCAAAACGTACTGTTGGTTAATAATAAACGGCTTATGGGGATGCCGATTGCTGGAAAGTTACTAATCGGGCGGGATTGCCACTAAGCCGGTGCTACGGTGGGGGTGAAAGGTAACAACAACGGGCCGATCGGCCCGTTGTTGTTGATGGTGGAGATGAGCGGACTTGAACCGCCGACCTCAGCCTTGCGAAGGCCGCGCTCTCCCAACTGAGCTACATCCCCGGGGGTTTGTTCTGGCATGCTATGAGGGCGGATTGAGCGATTTGGACGGGGTTGGGAGATTGGTCGATCCGGATCCGTTAACTCGCGTGCTGTCTTGTCAGGTTTGGCGGACTCCAGCGTAAAGATGGTGTTTTTTGGAGCGTTTGAAGGGGGTGTCATCGCGGAAAGCGATGGTGTATGCCGTTGACGGTGACTGGCGATTTAAGATGCAACGCTTGGCGTTCTGTTGATTTCGCAAGTCGTAACCGGAGCGACCAACGGGAGCGCCGATCGCGGGGGTTGGGGTGGAACGCCGTTGACGGTGGCTGGCGCTCTGAAACAGCACTCAGGGCTGCTGGCGGAGAGGGAGGGATTCGAACCCTCGAAGGAGGTTTTGCCCCCTTACACGATTTCCAGTCGTGCTCCTTCGGCCAACTCGGACACCTCTCCGTGGTTCAAGCGGTTTTGCGGCTTAATGCGGTTATTGGGCCGTTGATTGCTTGTCGTTCATTGCTCGCTGCTCGGGGGAGGGTTACTCCCTTGCACGGTTGCCGTTCGTGCTTCTTCGGCCGGCGCGGATAGCTCTCCGTGGTGTTCAGGTAAGACTGTGATTGAGGGTTCGCGGTGCTTGGTGATTGAGGCGGTGGCGCGATTGTTGCCCGGGGTTTTCGTTCCCGGTAGCGGGTGTTGGGTTGGAGCGTCGTTGCCGGTGACCGGCGCTCTGAAACTCACTCAGGGCTGCTGGCGGAGAGAGAGGGATTCGAACCCCCGGTGGGCGTAAAGCCCACAGCGGATTTCGAGTCCGCCGCATTCGACCAGCTCTGCCATCTCTCCGCGGTAGGTTGTGTTGCTTGAAGTCGTGGCGGTAGTATAAGGAACGGGTGTGGCGGCTGTCAAGGCGCAGCTTGCGGCGGGGCGGCGAGTGGTCTATGGTTGTTGGTGTAACGGAAAGGAGTCGGGATGGGTCTGCCGCGAAACGTCAGCCGTATGCGTGATTACAGCTACCGGGTCGAAGAGGGCTATGTGCCGGGGATGCGCCGGACGGCGCGGGTGTTTACCACGGAGCAGGGGCTGACCAAGGCCCACGAGGATGGTTCGTTGCGGCAGTTGGCCGAGGTGGCCTGTCTGCCCGGCGGTGTGGGCGAGGCTCTGGCGCTGCCGGACATCCATCACGGCTATGGCTTTCCCATCGGCGGGGTGGCGGCCTTCGACGCCGGGGCGGGTTTGATCAGCCCCGGCGGGGTGGGCTACGACATCAACTGCGGGGTGCGGGCCCTGGCGACGCCGTTGACGGCGCGGGACGTCAGGGAGCGGGCCGACGAGGTGGCAGATCTGCTGTTCACGGCGGTGCCCTGCGGGGTGGGGGCCTCGACGCCGCGGCAGCTCGGCCGGCGCGATCTACGCAAAGTGCTCTATCAGGGGGCGCGCTGGATGATCGAGCGCGGCCACGGGCTGTCCGGGGATCTGGCGGCCTGCGAGTCCGGGGGCGTGCTCGACGAGGCGGACCCCGAGGCGGTCTCGGACAAGGCCCTGCAGCGGGGTCGCAACCAGTTGGGCACGCTGGGCTCGGGCAATCACTTCCTCGAACTGCAGCGGGTGGCGGCGCTGTACGATGACGAGGTGGCCGCGGTCTGGGGCTTGACGGAGGTCGACCAGGTGGTGGTGATGATCCACTGCGGCAGCCGGGGCCTGGGGCATCAGGTGTGTCAGGACACCCTGAAGCGGCTGGGCGCCAAGGCAGCGGAGGCGCCGAACCGCCAACTGGTCTACGCGGAGCTCGCTTCTCCCGCAGGCCGGGCCTATCTGGGGGCGATGTCGGCGGCGGCCAACTACGCCTGGGCCAACCGCCAGCGGATCACCGCCGCGGTGCGCGGCGTGCTGTCGCGGGTTTACGGTAGCGGTGACGCCCGTTTCCCCCTGATCTACGACGTGGCGCATAATATCGCCAAGCTGGAGGAGCACGAGGTGGATGGTCGGCGGCGGCGGTTGATCGTCCACCGCAAGGGCGCCACCCGGGCCTTCCCCGCCGGGCATCCCGAGCTGCCGCGGCGGTTGCGCGAGCACGGCCAGCCGGTGATCCTGCCCGGGGACATGGGAACGGCCAGCTACCTGTTGACGCCGCTGCCGACGGTGATGGAACGCAGCTTCGGCTCGACGG includes:
- a CDS encoding RNA-splicing ligase RtcB; protein product: MGLPRNVSRMRDYSYRVEEGYVPGMRRTARVFTTEQGLTKAHEDGSLRQLAEVACLPGGVGEALALPDIHHGYGFPIGGVAAFDAGAGLISPGGVGYDINCGVRALATPLTARDVRERADEVADLLFTAVPCGVGASTPRQLGRRDLRKVLYQGARWMIERGHGLSGDLAACESGGVLDEADPEAVSDKALQRGRNQLGTLGSGNHFLELQRVAALYDDEVAAVWGLTEVDQVVVMIHCGSRGLGHQVCQDTLKRLGAKAAEAPNRQLVYAELASPAGRAYLGAMSAAANYAWANRQRITAAVRGVLSRVYGSGDARFPLIYDVAHNIAKLEEHEVDGRRRRLIVHRKGATRAFPAGHPELPRRLREHGQPVILPGDMGTASYLLTPLPTVMERSFGSTGHGAGRVLSRKAAVRRLKGRDLRREWRERGLTVRWEGRTTLAEEHPSAYKDVDEVVRVCEGAGLARPVVRLEPLLVVKG